In Corallococcus macrosporus, the following are encoded in one genomic region:
- a CDS encoding ATP-dependent DNA helicase, translating into MKAMLKKMVVAVALVASTPVMAADFHAASPLVSRQDQRRMERERQERERQARLERERQERMRQERERQARLERERQERERRERERLAKLERERQERERLARMERERQERARLARLERERLARRDRGSTYNGGWLN; encoded by the coding sequence ATGAAGGCAATGCTCAAGAAGATGGTGGTGGCTGTGGCGCTCGTCGCGAGCACCCCGGTGATGGCGGCGGACTTCCACGCCGCCAGCCCTCTCGTGAGCCGCCAGGACCAGCGCCGCATGGAGCGCGAGCGTCAGGAGCGCGAGCGGCAGGCCCGGCTGGAGCGCGAGCGGCAGGAGCGGATGCGCCAGGAGCGCGAGCGTCAGGCCCGGCTGGAGCGCGAGCGTCAGGAGCGGGAGCGCCGGGAACGCGAGCGGCTGGCGAAGCTGGAGCGTGAGCGCCAGGAGCGTGAGCGTCTGGCCCGCATGGAGCGCGAGCGACAGGAACGGGCACGCCTGGCGCGGCTGGAGCGCGAGCGGCTGGCGCGGCGGGACCGGGGCTCGACGTACAACGGTGGCTGGCTGAACTAG